Within the Caldisericum sp. genome, the region CCTTCAACGGTTCTTTCCATCGACCCTTTAACAGAAAAGGACATTGATGACTTAAAATTTGGACTTGAAAGCGGCGTTGATATGGTTGCACTCTCATTTGTTAAAAGAAGCGATGATATTTTGAAGCTTCGCTCATTAATGGATGGTTTTGGAAGGGTTGTGCCTGTAATTTCTAAAATTGAGAAATGGGAGGCGGTTAACAACCTCGAATCCATAATAGATGCTTCTACAGGAGTAATGGTTGCAAGAGGTGATCTCGGTGTAGAACTTCCAGTTGAGAAAGTTCCTTTAATTCAGAAGGAGATAATAAAGATTGCAAACGAGAAAGGAAAGCCTGTAATAACTGCAACTCAAATGCTTGGCTCTATGGTAGAAGAACAATTTCCGACTAGAGCCGAAGTAACGGATGTTGCTAATGCAATTTTTGATGGAAGCGATGCGTTAATGCTTTCAAATGAAACTGCCTCCGGAAAGTATCCTGTGCTTTCTTTAAAGGTTATGCGAAGTATTATAAAGGAAGTTGAAGAAAGTGAATTATTTAAGACAACTTTGAGCAAACTTAATTCGCAAGTAATTGAAATAAATGTTCCCGAAGTTCTTTCCAAGTCTATAAAAGATATTTCTGATTTGCTCAATGTCAAATTAATAATTGTTGCAACAGAAAGCGGAAAAACTGCTACACTCGTTTCTAAGTACAAACCACAGGTACCTATTTTAGCAATTACTCCAAAAGAGGAAACAATGAGGTTCTTAAACTTGAAATGGGGTGTTTTTGCGTATAAGGTAAGGAGTTATTCAACTGTAGATGAGATATTAGATGAGGCTCCAAAAGTTGCAATCGCCTTAAATCTTCTCACAGCAGGTGATAGGTATATTATTGTCTGTGGAACCCATACAGGAGTTTCTGGAACTACAAATTTAATTAAAGTAGATGTAGCATAGAAAAGTTAGCATAGAAAAGTTTTTTGTCTTTTTGGGGCTACACAAAGTAGCCCCTTTTAATTTTAAGAATATTTCTTAATTTTATTTAATTAACTCTTGACAAAATTAAAAATGATATTAAAATTATTTAGAGGTGAAATTAAATGAAAAAGAAAATTGTAAGTATTTGTCCAGTTTGCGGCGGTCCTCTTACTATTACTGAATTAAAATGCAGTAATTGCGGCACAACAATTCAGGGTTCTTTTGAGTTTGATAGGTTTATGCTTCTTGA harbors:
- the pyk gene encoding pyruvate kinase, with translation MKQRIEKGKTKVVVTIGPASESEETLREFFNLGVDVFRLNFSHGTHDDHLRRINLIRKIEQEFGYHPAILQDLQGPKIRLGTFKNKEVFLKEGDTFTLTKEDVLGDEHISTITYKEVIDEVNVGDDIYINDGLVKLKVVDKTSNELKTEVIQGGPVSDHKGVNFPSTVLSIDPLTEKDIDDLKFGLESGVDMVALSFVKRSDDILKLRSLMDGFGRVVPVISKIEKWEAVNNLESIIDASTGVMVARGDLGVELPVEKVPLIQKEIIKIANEKGKPVITATQMLGSMVEEQFPTRAEVTDVANAIFDGSDALMLSNETASGKYPVLSLKVMRSIIKEVEESELFKTTLSKLNSQVIEINVPEVLSKSIKDISDLLNVKLIIVATESGKTATLVSKYKPQVPILAITPKEETMRFLNLKWGVFAYKVRSYSTVDEILDEAPKVAIALNLLTAGDRYIIVCGTHTGVSGTTNLIKVDVA